From the endosymbiont of Bathymodiolus septemdierum str. Myojin knoll genome, one window contains:
- a CDS encoding 5'-nucleotidase C-terminal domain-containing protein yields the protein MALTRREFIKVLGAGSAAGLISGCGNDADKLSSQENMYEVAKTGSARILHITDTHGNLLPNYFREPNVNLGFGSTFGQLPHVVGDKLLKEIGYKKGSPEAYAFTYNNFEDLAAKYGKTGGFGQIKTVLDSLRESAGGVKNTLTLDGGDTWQGSGTSLWTRGADMVEACNMLGVDVMVGHWEFTYKEQEVLKNVGFFKGDFLGQNVRILEDALLDDKYITMTEKYDGRGLYNEDDALPFKPYVIKNVGGHRIAVIGQAFPRTSNANPQKYFFPDWSFGLREDEMAELVADIRKNEKPDAVIVISHNGMDVDIKMASQVVGIDAIFGGHTHDGMPKPIEVKNAGGVTVVTNAGCSGKYIGVMDLDIKNHKVVGYNYKMLPILTDFIKPDATVVSYINKMRNTKYDKNVVEARSSTMSNNPNRIGKTYDEILTEKLCTTEQTLYRRGNFMGTWDQVLVNSLREEHNADFSMSAGVRWGTSVPAGHDVTMEDLMTNTSMTYGETYVNELKGSQLKDIFEGIAENLFVQDPYLQSGGDMVRIGGLDYTIDPAASLGNRISDIKDDEGVAIDMNKSYKVAGWAQVGSVGNGRLMWDVAADYLRKQKHLNLTKVNHPTIKGVQDNPGIENYAGKLI from the coding sequence GGGAACGATGCGGATAAATTATCGTCGCAAGAGAATATGTATGAGGTGGCAAAGACGGGCAGTGCGCGTATTTTGCATATTACCGATACGCATGGTAATTTGTTGCCAAATTATTTCCGTGAGCCAAATGTGAATTTGGGTTTTGGATCCACTTTTGGGCAATTACCACATGTGGTGGGGGATAAATTACTGAAAGAAATTGGTTATAAAAAAGGTTCTCCTGAAGCTTACGCTTTTACTTATAATAATTTTGAAGATTTAGCGGCTAAATACGGTAAGACCGGTGGCTTTGGACAGATTAAAACCGTTTTAGATTCGTTGCGTGAAAGTGCGGGCGGTGTGAAAAACACGCTAACACTGGATGGTGGTGATACTTGGCAGGGTTCAGGTACATCGTTGTGGACGCGTGGTGCGGATATGGTGGAAGCTTGTAATATGTTGGGTGTTGATGTGATGGTTGGGCATTGGGAGTTTACTTATAAAGAGCAAGAAGTATTGAAAAATGTCGGGTTCTTTAAGGGGGATTTTTTGGGTCAAAATGTGCGTATCTTAGAAGATGCTTTATTAGACGACAAATATATTACAATGACAGAAAAATATGATGGTAGAGGTCTTTATAACGAAGATGATGCATTGCCGTTTAAACCTTATGTAATTAAAAATGTGGGCGGGCATCGTATTGCTGTAATTGGTCAAGCGTTTCCACGCACCTCAAATGCAAACCCTCAAAAATACTTCTTTCCAGACTGGTCATTTGGTTTGCGTGAAGACGAGATGGCAGAATTAGTCGCTGATATTCGTAAAAATGAAAAGCCAGATGCGGTGATTGTGATTTCTCATAATGGTATGGATGTGGATATCAAGATGGCATCGCAAGTCGTTGGTATTGATGCTATTTTTGGTGGACATACGCATGATGGCATGCCGAAACCTATCGAGGTGAAGAATGCTGGTGGCGTAACCGTGGTAACCAATGCGGGTTGTTCAGGTAAATATATCGGGGTAATGGATTTAGACATTAAAAACCATAAGGTTGTTGGTTACAATTATAAAATGTTGCCGATTTTGACAGACTTTATTAAGCCGGATGCAACTGTTGTGTCATATATTAATAAAATGCGTAATACTAAGTATGATAAGAATGTGGTGGAAGCGCGCAGTAGTACAATGAGCAACAATCCAAACCGTATTGGTAAAACTTATGATGAAATTTTGACTGAAAAACTCTGTACTACGGAACAAACACTCTATCGTCGTGGCAACTTTATGGGCACCTGGGATCAAGTGTTGGTGAATTCGTTGCGTGAAGAGCATAATGCAGATTTTTCCATGTCGGCAGGTGTGCGTTGGGGCACTTCAGTGCCAGCGGGACATGATGTAACCATGGAAGATTTGATGACCAATACTTCAATGACTTATGGCGAGACTTATGTGAATGAGTTAAAAGGTTCGCAACTTAAAGATATTTTTGAAGGTATTGCTGAGAATCTCTTTGTCCAAGATCCTTATTTGCAATCTGGCGGTGATATGGTGCGTATCGGTGGCTTGGACTATACGATTGATCCGGCAGCAAGTTTGGGTAATCGTATTAGCGACATTAAAGATGATGAAGGTGTAGCAATTGATATGAATAAATCTTATAAAGTCGCAGGTTGGGCACAGGTTGGTTCAGTGGGCAATGGTCGTTTGATGTGGGATGTAGCAGCAGATTATTTGCGTAAGCAGAAGCATTTGAATTTGACCAAAGTTAACCATCCGACCATTAAAGGCGTGCAGGATAATCCAGGTATTGAAAACTATGCAGGTAAATTAATTTAA
- a CDS encoding DUF4395 domain-containing protein, translated as MKITTVFKNLWFRDLSEDKIHINDAAVQVRAGILLIIPIYMVFTFVNVVYGPTWEVSPEVIAADTYETDMEDRTLYVVEATKRVFEYAFQTKLLVYALIEMLLGMSVIGARFSPTILLASFLTLNKPPEWKPIGPKRCAWIMGASFISVCIVFFNPDAIADAINGVLGTSIPVDVNYVPSTLALSLVALCLSFMWLEAIVGYCVGCKVYALLVKIGIANRHCDACENIDWDEIKRKKQQKLDKK; from the coding sequence ATGAAAATTACAACGGTTTTTAAAAATTTGTGGTTTCGTGATTTAAGCGAGGACAAAATACATATTAATGATGCTGCTGTGCAAGTTCGTGCGGGGATTTTATTGATTATTCCAATTTATATGGTGTTCACTTTTGTGAATGTGGTGTATGGTCCAACTTGGGAGGTATCACCTGAGGTTATTGCTGCAGATACTTATGAAACTGATATGGAGGACCGCACGCTATATGTTGTTGAAGCGACGAAGCGGGTGTTTGAGTATGCGTTTCAGACAAAGTTATTGGTTTATGCTTTGATTGAAATGTTATTGGGTATGTCAGTGATTGGCGCTCGGTTTTCGCCGACAATTTTGTTGGCAAGTTTTTTAACGCTAAACAAACCACCTGAGTGGAAGCCAATTGGACCCAAGCGTTGTGCGTGGATTATGGGGGCGAGTTTTATTTCTGTGTGCATTGTGTTTTTTAATCCTGATGCGATTGCTGATGCGATTAACGGGGTATTGGGCACAAGTATTCCAGTGGATGTAAATTATGTGCCATCTACATTAGCATTGAGTTTGGTGGCATTGTGTTTATCGTTTATGTGGTTGGAAGCGATTGTGGGTTATTGCGTGGGCTGCAAAGTGTATGCATTATTGGTCAAAATCGGTATTGCTAATCGTCATTGTGATGCTTGTGAAAATATTGACTGGGATGAAATTAAACGCAAAAAACAGCAAAAATTAGATAAAAAATAG